GTTCTCGCTCGTAGTGGTGGACGAGTGGATGACGAGGGTCTTCGGGTCGTTCCTCCTCGCGGGGGCCATCACGTGGCTGAACAACGCCCGGCGGCTCATGCAGGTGCCGGTCGGGATCTTCGGCCAGGCCTCCGGCGTCGCCTCCTACCCCTTCCTGTCCGCCCTCGCCGCGCGGGGGGAGAAGGAGGAGATGTGGGAGATCCTGTCGGCCACCCTGCGCTGGGTCTTCCTCGTGTCGTGCGCGGCGGCCGCTATGATGAGCGTCCTCTCCCGGGAGGTCGTTCTCATCGTCTACAAGCGAGGGGCGTTCACCATCGAGGACACCCTCCAGACGGCGGCCGCGCTCGCCTTCTTCTCGGCCGGGATCCCGATGTGGTGCGCCCAGACGATCGTCTCCCGGGGATTCTTCGCGATGAAGGACACGTGGACCCCCACCCTGGTCGGCACCGGCGCGTGGATTATCACCCTTCCCGTCTACTACTGGCTGACCCAGCGGATGGGGGTAAAAGGCCTCGCGCTAGCGAGCACGATCGGCATCTTCCTGTACGGCGCGGTCCTGTTCGGGATCCTGATGGGGAAGACGGTGGGGAGGAAGAGGGCCCGGGAGATCGGCGAATACGTCAAGATGGCCGTCGCCGGGGCGGCCGCGGCGTTCGGCGGACAGTACTTCCTGGACGCGCTTTCCCGGTATACGTCGTGGGAGACATTCCCGGGCGCGCTCACCCGGTTCGCCGCGGGGGGAGCGGCCGTGGCGCTTTTCTACACCCTGTCCGTGCTCCTGCTGCGAAGCCGGACGGCCAAGGAGATCCACGGCAGGAAAGACCTGTTCCGCCCCCCCCGCTTGCCCGACGCCGGGGAGCCGGGCGAACCGCTCGCCCCGGAGCCGCAGGACCCGCCGTCTACAGGCGCATGAACGTGTCCTCCCCGGCAAGAGCCCGCCGCAGATCCTCCCTCTCCGCCACGTTTTCCCCCACGCGGCAGCTCCTCCGGCCGAAGAGGGACTTGGTCCCTCCCACGATCGCCACCCTGGCGAGTT
This Candidatus Deferrimicrobiaceae bacterium DNA region includes the following protein-coding sequences:
- the murJ gene encoding murein biosynthesis integral membrane protein MurJ; its protein translation is LTERLIPLIAPGFPPDQIHLAARLTRIVLPAQLFFYLGGLLMAVQYARNRFLLPATAPIIYNAGIILGGLLLGRRIGMAGFAWGVLAGSFAGNFVLQAFGARRTGLAFHPRFDIHDPGLKEFVRLSIPIMLGFSLVVVDEWMTRVFGSFLLAGAITWLNNARRLMQVPVGIFGQASGVASYPFLSALAARGEKEEMWEILSATLRWVFLVSCAAAAMMSVLSREVVLIVYKRGAFTIEDTLQTAAALAFFSAGIPMWCAQTIVSRGFFAMKDTWTPTLVGTGAWIITLPVYYWLTQRMGVKGLALASTIGIFLYGAVLFGILMGKTVGRKRAREIGEYVKMAVAGAAAAFGGQYFLDALSRYTSWETFPGALTRFAAGGAAVALFYTLSVLLLRSRTAKEIHGRKDLFRPPRLPDAGEPGEPLAPEPQDPPSTGA